In Sphingobacterium sp. SYP-B4668, the sequence ATGAGCGATGGGGCCTGGCTCAGTATCGATGTCGTATTGATTATCGCAGCCTCTTCCCTTGACTGGAGCATGCCCATAAAGAAATTGTTTAGCCTGATGACCCCAAGGTAATTGACTTCCATTTCGTATGCAGCACCTTCGGTATGTTTGTCATTTGCAATACCCAAATTAGATGGTGGAACAAGCACGGCAGCATTATTATACAAGATGTCGATACCGCCCAATTCTTTTACTTTATTAAATAGAGATGCTGCGTCTTCTTCATTTCCTGCATCACTTTTTATGACGATGAGAGCAGGGTGCAGTTTTTTAGCCCTATCTAGTTTGGCCTGGGTCCTGCCGGTGATGATTACTTTTGTGCCAATTGCCAAAAATTGTTTTGCAGCTTCCAATCCTATGCCTGATGCTCCGCCTGTAATCAGGATTGTTTTTTCTTTTAAGTTCATAATCTTGAGGTTATACCTATCGATTAATGGGGAATATGTGCTGTAATCGGGTCCATAAGAGCATGGATTTTTTTAGTGTCTCCAACCGGAACTTCAAACTGATTTTTTTCTAAAGCCATAAACAATTCATCCGCTACTTCTGCTGGTGGAATCCCGTTTGCTCCACCAATTTCTGCTGAGAACTCGGTATTGACCAAAGGCGGGTACACTTCATAAACATTCAACTTGTCGTTATCTGCAAAAGTATCCCTCAGGCCTTGGGTATAGCTGTGCAGTGCCGCTTTACTGGCAGAGTAGGTTGGCAGGTATTTATTAGACCTGAACACGGCGATCGAAGAAATATTAACGACAGCGGCCTCTTCCTGTTGTAAAAGTTGCGGCAATAGCAGTGATGTGAAATGAATCACACTGATGTAATTGGTATTGATTTCCTGATAGGCTTTTTCGGCTGCATTGTTATTGCTTTCACTCAAATCGTTCATATAAGCAGCCCCGGCATTGTTTATCACAATATTTACATCCGGATGCTGCACTGCTAATTCTTCGGCAATACGGATACGTTCAGATTCCACTGATAAGTCTCCCTGTATAGCTACGGCATTGTCCAATTCTTTTAAGGCATTCTGTA encodes:
- a CDS encoding SDR family oxidoreductase; this encodes MNLKEKTILITGGASGIGLEAAKQFLAIGTKVIITGRTQAKLDRAKKLHPALIVIKSDAGNEEDAASLFNKVKELGGIDILYNNAAVLVPPSNLGIANDKHTEGAAYEMEVNYLGVIRLNNFFMGMLQSREEAAIINTTSILSQAPSLIEATYSSSKAALASYTVSLREHLKIIGSKVKIFELIPPLVATEMTADREGKKISPEEMVKGLIHGLQKDRYTIRVGDAKLFNLINRFFPKLAFGLLNPKKGHQLLRK
- a CDS encoding SDR family oxidoreductase, producing MKTTGNTVFISGGSAGIGLAIAKKLSEAGNKVIINGRNKERLQNALKELDNAVAIQGDLSVESERIRIAEELAVQHPDVNIVINNAGAAYMNDLSESNNNAAEKAYQEINTNYISVIHFTSLLLPQLLQQEEAAVVNISSIAVFRSNKYLPTYSASKAALHSYTQGLRDTFADNDKLNVYEVYPPLVNTEFSAEIGGANGIPPAEVADELFMALEKNQFEVPVGDTKKIHALMDPITAHIPH